The Chlorocebus sabaeus isolate Y175 chromosome 16, mChlSab1.0.hap1, whole genome shotgun sequence genome window below encodes:
- the LOC103242926 gene encoding small ribosomal subunit protein uS17-like produces the protein MADIQTERACQKQPTIFQNKKRVLLGENGKKLPWYYKNIGLGFKTPKEAIEGTYIDRKCPFTGNVSIEGRILSGVVTKMKMQGTIVIRQDYLHYIRKYNHFEKRHKNMSVHLSPCFRDVQIGDIVTVDKCWPLSKTVHFNVLKVTKAAGTKKQFQKF, from the coding sequence ATGGCGGACATTCAGACTGAGCGTGCCTGCCAAAAGCAGCCTACCATCTTTCAAAACAAGAAGAGGGTCCTGCTGGGAGAAAATGGCAAGAAGCTCCCGTGGTACTACAAGAACATAGGTCTGGGCTTCAAGACACCCAAAGAGGCTATTGAGGGCACCTACATTGACAGGAAATGCCCCTTCACTGGTAATGTCTCCATTGAAGGGCGGATACTCTCTGGTGTGGTGACCAAGATGAAGATGCAGGGAACCATTGTCATCCGCCAAGACTACCTCCACTACATCCGCAAGTACAACCACTTCGAGAAGCGCCACAAGAACATGTCTGTGCACCTGTCCCCCTGCTTCAGGGACGTCCAGATTGGTGACATCGTAACAGTGGACAAGTGCTGGCCGCTGAGCAAGACAGTGCACTTCAACGTGCTCAAGGTCACCAAGGCTGCCGGCACCAAGAAGCAGTTCCAGAAGTTCTGA
- the RSAD1 gene encoding radical S-adenosyl methionine domain-containing protein 1, mitochondrial isoform X2: MQKCLVTEAQTLLRLSGVQRVESVFFGGGTPSLASPHTVAAVLEAVAQTAHLPADSEVTLEANPTSTPGSRLAEFGAAGVNRLSIGLQSLDNTELRLLGRTHSARDALWTLAEARRLFPGRVSVDFMLGLPAQEVGPWLGQLQELLHHCDDHLSLYQLSLERGTALFAQVQQGVLPAPDPELAAEMYQRGRAVLREAGFRQYEVSNFARNGALSTHNWTYWQCGQYLGIGPGAHGRFMPQGAGSHTREARIQTLEPDNWMKEVMMFGHGTRKRVPLGRLELLEEVLALGLRTDVGITHQHWQQFEPQLTLCDVFGANKEVQELLEQGLLQLDHRGLRCSWEGLAVLDSLLLTLLPQLQEAWQQRTPSPVPGG, translated from the exons ATGCAGAAGTGTCTGGTGACCGAAGCGCAGACGCTGCTGCGGCTCAGCGGGGTGCAACG GGTGGAGTCTGTGTTCTTTGGTGGGGGGACTCCCAGTCTAGCCAGTCCCCACACGGTGGCTGCTGTCCTGGAGGCTGTGGCACAGACAGCCCACCTGCCTGCAGACTCGGAAGTCACATTGGAGGCTAATCCCACTTCAACTCCAGGCTCCAGACTGGCAGAGTTTGGGGCAGCAGGGGTCAACAGGTTGTCCATAGGCCTCCAG TCCCTAGATAACACTGAGCTCCGGCTGCTGGGACGGACGCACTCAGCCCGCGATGCTCTGTGGACGCTGGCAGAGGCCCGGCGCCTCTTTCCCGGGCGCGTGTCTGTGGACTTCATGCTGGGGCTGCCGGCCCAGGAGGTGGGGCCGTGGCTTGGGCAGCTACAGGAACTGCTGCACCACTGTGACGACCACCTCTCCCTCTACCAGCTGTCCCTGGAGCGGGGCACCGCACTCTTCGCCCAGGTGCAGCAGGGTGTCCTTCCAGCCCCTGACCCGGAGCTCGCAGCTGAGATGTACCAGAGGGGCCGGGCTGTCCTTCGGGAGGCTGGCTTCCGCCAGTATGAGGTCTCCAACTTTGCCCGGAAT GGGGCGCTCAGTACCCACAATTGGACTTACTGGCAGTGTGGTCAGTACCTTGGCATTGGGCCTG GGGCCCATGGGCGATTTATGCCCCAGGGGGCTGGAAGCCACACCCGGGAGGCTCGAATCCAGACACTGGAGCCTGACAACTGGATGAAGGAGGTGATGATGTTCGGCCATGGCACCCGGAAGCGTGTTCCCCTGGGCAGGCTGGAGCT GCTGGAGGAAGTTTTGGCCCTGGGTTTACGCACCGATGTGGGGATCACTCACCAG CACTGGCAGCAGTTTGAGCCCCAGCTGACCCTGTGTGATGTGTTTGGAGCAAACAAGGAGGTGCAGGAGCTGCTGGAGCAGGGCCTACTGCAGCTGGATCACAG GGGTCTTCGGTGTTCCTGGGAGGGTCTGGCTGTGCTGGACTCTCTCTtgctgaccctcctgcctcagctccaagAGGCCTGGCAGCAGAGAACCCCCTCCCCTGTGCCAGGAGGATGA
- the RSAD1 gene encoding radical S-adenosyl methionine domain-containing protein 1, mitochondrial isoform X1, with amino-acid sequence MALPGARARGWAAAARAAQRRRRVEGAGGSPSPEPAGRRAALYVHWPYCEKRCSYCNFNKYIPRGVEEAAMQKCLVTEAQTLLRLSGVQRVESVFFGGGTPSLASPHTVAAVLEAVAQTAHLPADSEVTLEANPTSTPGSRLAEFGAAGVNRLSIGLQSLDNTELRLLGRTHSARDALWTLAEARRLFPGRVSVDFMLGLPAQEVGPWLGQLQELLHHCDDHLSLYQLSLERGTALFAQVQQGVLPAPDPELAAEMYQRGRAVLREAGFRQYEVSNFARNGALSTHNWTYWQCGQYLGIGPGAHGRFMPQGAGSHTREARIQTLEPDNWMKEVMMFGHGTRKRVPLGRLELLEEVLALGLRTDVGITHQHWQQFEPQLTLCDVFGANKEVQELLEQGLLQLDHRGLRCSWEGLAVLDSLLLTLLPQLQEAWQQRTPSPVPGG; translated from the exons ATGGCGCTCCCCGGCGCCCGGGCCCGTGGCTGGGCGGCAGCAGCCAGAGCGGCCCAGAGGCGCCGCCGCGTGGAGGGCGCAGGAGGGTCCCCGAGTCCTGAGCCTGCGGGCCGGCGCGCGGCGCTTTACGTACAC TGGCCTTACTGCGAGAAGCGCTGCAGTTACTGTAACTTCAACAAGTACATCCCTCGCGGCGTAGAGGAGGCTGCCATGCAGAAGTGTCTGGTGACCGAAGCGCAGACGCTGCTGCGGCTCAGCGGGGTGCAACG GGTGGAGTCTGTGTTCTTTGGTGGGGGGACTCCCAGTCTAGCCAGTCCCCACACGGTGGCTGCTGTCCTGGAGGCTGTGGCACAGACAGCCCACCTGCCTGCAGACTCGGAAGTCACATTGGAGGCTAATCCCACTTCAACTCCAGGCTCCAGACTGGCAGAGTTTGGGGCAGCAGGGGTCAACAGGTTGTCCATAGGCCTCCAG TCCCTAGATAACACTGAGCTCCGGCTGCTGGGACGGACGCACTCAGCCCGCGATGCTCTGTGGACGCTGGCAGAGGCCCGGCGCCTCTTTCCCGGGCGCGTGTCTGTGGACTTCATGCTGGGGCTGCCGGCCCAGGAGGTGGGGCCGTGGCTTGGGCAGCTACAGGAACTGCTGCACCACTGTGACGACCACCTCTCCCTCTACCAGCTGTCCCTGGAGCGGGGCACCGCACTCTTCGCCCAGGTGCAGCAGGGTGTCCTTCCAGCCCCTGACCCGGAGCTCGCAGCTGAGATGTACCAGAGGGGCCGGGCTGTCCTTCGGGAGGCTGGCTTCCGCCAGTATGAGGTCTCCAACTTTGCCCGGAAT GGGGCGCTCAGTACCCACAATTGGACTTACTGGCAGTGTGGTCAGTACCTTGGCATTGGGCCTG GGGCCCATGGGCGATTTATGCCCCAGGGGGCTGGAAGCCACACCCGGGAGGCTCGAATCCAGACACTGGAGCCTGACAACTGGATGAAGGAGGTGATGATGTTCGGCCATGGCACCCGGAAGCGTGTTCCCCTGGGCAGGCTGGAGCT GCTGGAGGAAGTTTTGGCCCTGGGTTTACGCACCGATGTGGGGATCACTCACCAG CACTGGCAGCAGTTTGAGCCCCAGCTGACCCTGTGTGATGTGTTTGGAGCAAACAAGGAGGTGCAGGAGCTGCTGGAGCAGGGCCTACTGCAGCTGGATCACAG GGGTCTTCGGTGTTCCTGGGAGGGTCTGGCTGTGCTGGACTCTCTCTtgctgaccctcctgcctcagctccaagAGGCCTGGCAGCAGAGAACCCCCTCCCCTGTGCCAGGAGGATGA
- the ACSF2 gene encoding medium-chain acyl-CoA ligase ACSF2, mitochondrial, translating into MRATAAYVGMLRLGRMCAGGPGVLGARAALSRSWQEARLQAVRFLSSREVDRMVPLPVGGLSYVQGCTKNHLLSKTVGRCLEATAQRVPEREALVDLHENVRLTFAQLKEEVDKAASGLLSIGLCKGDRLGMWGPNSYAWVLIQLATAQAGIILVSVNPAYQATELEYVLKKVGCKALVFPKQFKTQQYYNILKQICPEVENAQPGALKSQRLPDLTTVISVDAPLPGTLLLDEVLAAGSTQQHLEQLQHIQQFLSCHDPINIQFTSGTTGSPKGATLSHYNIVNNSSILGERLKLHEKTPEQLRMILPSPLYHCLGSVGGTMMCLMYGATLILASPVFNGKKALEAISRERGSFLYGTPTMFVDILNQPDFSSYDISTMRGGVIAGSPAPPELIRAIINKINMKDLVVAYGTTENSPVTFSNFPEDTVEQKAESVGRIMPHTEARIMNMEAGMLAELNTPGELCIRGYCVMLGYWGEPQKTEEAVDQDKWYRTGDIATMNEQGFCKIVGRSKDMIIRGGENIYPAELEDFFHTHPKVQEVQVVGVKDDRMGEEICACIRLKDGEETTAEEMKAFCKGKISHFKIPRYIVFVTNYPLTTSGKIQKFKLREQMERHLNL; encoded by the exons TTCCAGAGAGGTGGATCGCATGGTTCCCCTGCCCGTTGGAGGCCTCAGCTACGTTCAAGGGTGCACCAAAAACCATCTTCTCAGCAAGACTGTGGGCCGGTGCCTGGAGGCCACAGCACAGAGGGTCCCAGAACGAGAGGCCTTGGTCGACCTCCATGAAAACGTCAGGTTGACCTTTGCCCAACTCAAGGAGGAG GTGGACAAAGCTGCTTCTGGCCTCCTGAGCATTGGTCTCTGCAAGGGTGACCGGCTGGGCATGTGGGGACCTAACTCCTATGCATGGGTGCTCATACAGTTGGCCACTGCCCAGGCGGGCATCATTCTG GTGTCTGTGAACCCAGCCTACCAGGCTACAGAACTGGAGTATGTCCTCAAGAAG GTGGGCTGCAAGGCCCTTGTGTTCCCCAAGCAATTCAAGACCCAGCAATACTACAACATCCTGAAGCAGATCTGTCCAGAGGTGGAGAATGCCCAGCCAGGGGCCTTGAAAAGTCAGAG GCTCCCAGATCTGACCACAGTCATCTCAGTGGATGCCCCTTTGCCGGGAACCCTGCTCCTGGATGAAGTGCTGGCGGCTGGCAGCACACAGCAGCATCTGGAACAGCTCCAGCACATCCAGCAGTTCCTGTCCTGCCATGACCCCATCAACATCCAGTTCACCTCG GGGACAACAGGCAGCCCCAAGGGGGCCACCCTCTCCCACTACAACATTGTCAACAACTCAAGCATATTAGGAGAGCGCCTGAAACTGCATGAGAAG ACACCAGAGCAGTTGCGGATGATCCTGCCCAGCCCCCTGTACCATTGCCTGGGTTCTGTGGGAGGCACAATGATGTGTCTGATGTACGGTGCCACTCTCATCCTGGCCTCTCCCGTCTTCAATGGCAAAAAGGCACTGGAGGCCATCAGCAGAGAGAG AGGCTCCTTCCTGTATGGTACCCCCACAATGTTCGTGGACATTCTGAACCAGCCAGACTTCTCCAGTTATGACATCTCGACCATgcgtggag GTGTCATTGCTGGGTCCCCTGCACCTCCAGAGTTGATCCGAGCCATCATCAACAAGATAAATATGAAGGACCTGGTG GTTGCTTATGGAACCACAGAGAACAGTCCCGTCACATTCTCGAACTTCCCTGAGGACACTGTGGAGCAGAAGGCAGAAAGCGTGGGCAGAATTATGCCTCACACGGAG GCCCGGATCATGAACATGGAGGCGGGGATGCTGGCAGAGCTGAACACGCCCGGGGAGCTGTGCATCCGAGGGTACTGCGTCATGCTGGGCTACTGGGGCGAGCCTCAGAAGACAGAAGAAGCAGTGGATCAGGACAAGTGGTATCGGACAGG AGATATCGCCACAATGAATGAACAGGGCTTCTGCAAGATTGTGGGCCGCTCTAAGGATATGATCATCCGGGGTGGTGAGAACATCTACCCCGCAGAGCTCGAGGACTTCTTTCACACGCACCCAAAGGTGCAGGAAGTGCAG GTCGTGGGAGTGAAGGACGATCGGATGGGGGAAGAGATTTGTGCCTGCATTCGGCTGAAGGACGGGGAGGAGACCACGGCGGAGGAGATGAAAGCTTTCTGCAAAGGGAAG ATCTCTCACTTCAAGATTCCGAGGTACATCGTGTTCGTCACAAACTACCCCCTCACCACTTCAGGAAAG atCCAGAAATTCAAACTTCGAGAGCAGATGGAACGACATCTAAATCTGTGA
- the CHAD gene encoding chondroadherin, whose product MASPMLLLSLGLLAGLLPALAACPQNCHCHGDLQHVICDKVGLQKIPKVSEKTKLLNLQRNNFPVLAANSFRAMPNLVSLHLQHCQIREVAAGAFRGLKQLIYLYLSHNDIRVLRAGAFDDLTELTYLYLDHNKVTELPRGLLSPLVNLFILQLNNNKIRELRAGAFQGAKDLRWLYLSENALSSLQPGALDDVENLAKFHVDRNQLSSYPSAALSKLRVVEELKLSHNPLKSIPDNAFQSFGRYLETLWLDNTNLEKFSDGAFLGVTTLKHAHLENNRLNHLPSNFPFDSLETLTLTNNPWKCTCQLRGLRRWLEAKASRPDATCASPAKFKGQHIRDTDAFRSCKFPTKRSKKAGRH is encoded by the exons ATGGCCAGCCCAATGCTCTTgctcagcctcggcctcctggctGGTCTGCTGCCGGCGCTGGCCGCCTGCCCCCAGAACTGCCACTGCCACGGCGACCTGCAGCACGTCATTTGCGACAAGGTGGGGCTGCAGAAGATCCCCAAGGTATCAGAGAAGACCAAGCTGCTCAACCTACAGCGCAACAACTTTCCGGTGCTGGCTGCCAACTCGTTTCGGGCCATGCCGAACCTCGTGTCGCTGCACCTGCAGCACTGCCAGATTCGCGAGGTGGCCGCCGGTGCCTTCCGCGGCCTCAAGCAGCTTATCTACTTGTACCTGTCCCATAACGACATCCGCGTGCTGCGCGCAGGTGCCTTCGACGACCTGACCGAGCTGACCTACCTCTACCTGGACCACAACAAGGTCACCGAGCTGCCCCGGGGGTTGCTCTCCCCGCTGGTCAACCTCTTCATCTTGcagctcaacaacaacaaaatccgtGAGCTGCGCGCAGGCGCCTTCCAGGGAGCCAAGGACCTGCGCTGGCTCTACCTGTCGGAAAACGCGCTGAGCTCCCTGCAGCCCGGTGCCCTGGACGACGTGGAGAACCTCGCCAAATTCCACGTGGACAGGAACCAGTTGTCCAGCTACCCCTCGGCTGCCCTGAGCAAGCTACGGGTGGTGGAGGAGCTGAAGCTGTCCCACAACCCCCTGAAAAGCATCCCGGACAATGCCTTCCAGTCCTTTGGCAGATACCTGGAGACCCTCTGGCTGGACAACACCAACCTGGAGAAG TTCTCAGATGGTGCCTTCCTGGGTGTAACCACACTGAAACACGCCCATTTGGAGAACAACCGCCTGAACCACCTGCCCTCCAACTTCCCTTTCGACAGCCTGGAGACCCTCACCCTTACCAACAACCCCTGGAAGTGTACCTGCCAGCTCCGGGGTCTTCGGCG GTGGCTGGAAGCCAAGGCCTCCCGCCCAGATGCCACCTGTGCCTCACCTGCCAAGTTCAAGGGCCAACACATCCGTGACACGGACGCCTTCCGCAGCTGCAAGTTCCCTACCAAGAGGTCCAAGAAAGCTGGCCGCCATTAA